TTAACATTAGAAGACGCAATCAAAAATGGATATTTACCATGTCAAGACTGTATTCATTGACCATTTGGGAAAGGCCGTTTTACTACATTATTGCAGTAAAACGGCCTTCATTGTATTATTTCTAAACCATCAACCCTATTAATAAGCTTTAGGCCATTTAAGGCAAACGGTTCAAAATCCTTGTTCTTGCCAATACCTTTAATGCAGAATGTTCCAGATATATTTACTACTTTGTATTTTCTTCCCTTGTTATCAATAAGTATGTCATTTTCAAATATCTCTTTTGAATTATAATCATATAAACCAGTAGATTTAAAAATTTTAATATTTTCTGAGGTATTACATATACCCTCGTCCGTAATAGAAACATATTTTTCTTTTATTGCATCTCTTAATGAGATTTGTTCTCCATTTTTTACAATTTTAAAGTTTATTCTCATTTAATACCTCCTCAATACTTCTTCTCCAATGCCAACAATCTTTCTCTTTCCATTTCCTTAGATTAATAATTTTTCATAATATCATTCCACTTTTCCCACACCTTTTCATTTTTTAATTGCCCATCAATCCATTGTAAAATTTCCAATATTTCTACTTTAGACTGATAATATATAGCACAAGTTTCACCAATATATTTTTCGTTGACACGATTTTTTATATACTGGATTTTCTTTTCTTTTGCTGGAAGAATGTTATTAATAAAAGAAATAATTTTCTCTTTGCCATACACTCTTAATCGTGGTTTATACATGCTCTTTGTAACCCTTACATCAATTGTTCCATGTAACTCAATGTAAGCCCTACAAAAATCTTTTTTGCATTGTATATCTGACATTGATGGCAACGTATGTATATTTCTCGCCTTTACAACCCACTGTTTCTTTTTATCTCTTTCAATGTTATTAGCAGATTCATATGCTTTATAACCTGTTGCTTCTGCAATATTTTCTACATACCATTTGTCAAGATTTCTCACAACCAGATATGAACCTTTTTCATCATTAACAAAATATCCGGTTCCATAAGCAATACCTACACAATAATCATTTATCATATTATAACTCATTCCAGCCATCTAAGGTGCAGAGATTTCCACAACCATCTTCCCAACCACCGGAAATTGGGTCTTCCCCATTACTAAGAGCTACACGATATTTCAACATATCCCCAATGGTATTTGGATAAATCACACCTAAATAGTCATCTCTATTATAAACATTTAAGCAATGCAAATTATAGTCATATTCATCTTCGCATACTTTAATTCCATTTTCAAATTGCCATTCTTTAAATTCATTAAAATCATTTTCTGCTTCTGATATTGAATTAAACTCTCCTAAAAACACAAGTTCACCACTACCACCGCAACATGATTTATCTTCCAATTCTATAAACCCTTTTTTTGTAACTATTCCATAATCACTATAATAATATTTTCCCATTTGTAAATCCCCTTTCTACAGTAATCATTTAATTGCTATACACAGACAAATTTCCAACCGCACTAATAAGATTGTTTTTATTCGTTTTAACATAATATTTAGCAGTTGTTTCACGACTCGAATGTCTTAGCTGTTTCTGCACCAAGATTAAATCTCCTGTTGACTCATATAACTTTGTTCCGACATAATGTCTCATCATATGAGGTGTTATTTCTCCGTTAGAATATCGTTTGAAAAAGCTTGTTATTGCTGTCTTTTTCAATCTTACCCCTCTATTAGACAAAAATAAAGCTTCTGATTCTGAATGCTTGTCCAATAAAAATTTTGTTCTTACGATTAAATATTTGTTTAAAGCTTCCGCAGCTTCAGATGATATAAAGACCGATTCATATTCTTGTATATTACCTTTGCCAAGAATATTTATAAAAGGACTTTTAGTTTCGCCCCCTTCATTTAATAATTCTCCCCCGTTCAAAAATACATCTGAAACATCTAAATTAATAAGCTCTTGACATCGAATACCACTTCCGGCTAACAGTTTTACAATAGCAATATTCCGTTCAATATCAAATTCGTTATTGTTTCCCGTTGACAAACGATTTAAAAATGCTTGCTGTTCTTTGTCTGTTTGAACTTTGACTTCACCGCGTTTTTTTTCGGTTTTATATTTTGATTTTGAAACAAATTTTACAACATTTTTTTCAACATTTCCATTTTCCAAAAGATAATTCCAAAATGCATTTAACACTTTTTTCTTAGTACATATTGTTTCAAGTGTGTTGTTTTTACTACCCTGTAAATATTCAAAATATTGATCTAAATTGCTTACGGTTATTGTCGCAAAATCAGATGCAGTTATACTGAAAATGTCTTTACAGACCATATATTTCCTGTCTAAAAGCCATTCTAAAAATCCTTTAAGGATACACCAATTATTATTTCTTGTTGCCGTTGATTTATAGCTGTTTATAAAATTTACAATAAACTCTGGCATACCCTGCATTTTATCACGTAATTGTGTAGCTAATTTTGCATAAGTTTCAACCTTATAACACATCACGCTTGCCCCCTATATAAATCACCTATATTTTCCCTCTCTTATATTGCGATCCAATTCTCGCTGTGACATCTCTTTAAATCTAACTTTATTCATATCTTGATTAAACAGCAATGAATTACGGATACATCCAGGTTCATAAGGTTCTTCCCCTGCCTCTGAAACAAGTTTGTAAATTACATAAATTACACCAATTATTGCCAAAAAACCAGCCATAATAATTCCTCCCATAATTAAAAATTAATGTTTTATTTTGTTAAATTAATTATATTACATTTGAAAAGACATTGCAATATAATTTATACTATATTAAAGTTATACATAAATAGCCTTCTGCATTTACATTTATCATTCCTCCCCTCTATTACGCCCTCTTTGGTATAGCAGCATACCGACTACTATACCGTCAGGTGGACTATCATAAATCTTCACTTCAAATATATGTCTGCATATAGGTATGGGATATGCAACACCAGCTCCACAATCATGGTAAAAAATCCATTTTTCAGAATGGGATTTAGCCCACTCTCTAAGTTGTTCAAAACAATCAGCTTGATTCTTGCCTTGTAACTTTCATTCCAAGCATTGCAAATCTCATATGCTTTCTTTTTTGTGCTGACAATATTAGCACTCTGTATGCCTTTTATTTCCAATGTACTTAATAGATTGTTGCTGTTAAAGTGCTTAATAACGTAGGCACAATATTTTCCGTTTTTCTATACTGCTACAACGATATAACTGTTTTTATCCATATATCAACTCTCCATTTCCTATTTTTTAATTTTGCAAGCGTCAATTGTCCTGATGCTATTTTCATATTGCTTTGAAAAGCTATCCCACAAAACCATAATTCACTATACATTTATCTGTTGAATACAGCCGTTCCATATTCCTCAAAACTCAACCAAAATGTTGTTGTTTCCTCTCCACATTCGTTTATAAGCGTAACGGTTTCGTTCTTATTGTCAATATCATCAATAATACATTCTTCCCCATCCATACATACAATTTCACCAAAACCGTAATACAAATCACAATAATTGCCTTCTCTACTATTATTGTCAATGCCGCAGCACGACAAATTTTCTCCGTATGTGTTGTATAGCGCTTGAACACTTATACAAACCTTCTCGCCTATTTTCATTGTTTCCGTCTCCTCTCTATTCGCTTACCTCTACAGGCTCAATAACTATATTAAACCATCTATTGCTGTCCTCGTTGCCATTGTAATATAATGAATAACCCACTTTTGCCCCTTCGGAACGCTCGTCAAATCTGTCAACAATTTCATATCCGTCTACGGAATATAACTCTACTTGCCCTCTTGCGGCCTCTCTTACCTTGTCCCATGTATTTTCATTAAACCCATTTAATATATGTAAAAAAGCCTTTTCAGCATTTGTATATCTTCTACTTATTGTTTCATTAGAATTACGTTTCTTTCCGCTGACAGTAAAAGGTTTATAAATTGATTCCTCTTTTCTAAAAATCAACTCCCAATCTTTATGCCTAAAGGTGATAATTGTTCCCTCTTCCCATGATTTGCAATTTTTTAACATTTCTATAATAAAAGACTTATTCATAATAAAAACCCCTTTTCTTAAAATCAACCTTTTATTCTGTTGTTTGCAAATCGCTTTCTAACATCAAAACAGAGTTTCCATCAAACAAATAATATTGTTGATTCTGAATTACTTTGTTATATTCCGATTCGCTTCCATCAAACTCTTTTACTACCACCTTTTCCTCTACTGTCATGTCTTTATACTGTTTTTTGCCATATGTAGGAGGCAGCCACCCCTTTTTTTGACTTCCGAAAACATTAAATTTCTTTAATAAATCGTCATTGCTAAAAGTAATATGGCAAGTCCCCTTTTTGTAAAAAGTAACCGTAAAATACTTTAATTGAATTCCTTTTGTTTCTCCGCATTCTTCCGCAAACTGTAAAGCCCCTTTCAAATCAACCGCGTCCGTTAATACTCCATCAAGATAGTTAAAACACTTCTCAATTTCTTGTAATTCCTCTATAACCTTATAATTTGTCGGTCTAAATCCGCCCCAATATCCATTTAATGGTATAATAACTTTCTTGTTGATTATATACGCCTTGTTTGTTTTCCAGCCATTATAATATTGAATATTTTTACTACATTCGTTTGAATAACTATGCTCATAGCTCAATTTTTCAAATAGTTTTACAATAACCTCTTCAATGCCTTTGACAATTCTGTTATTCATATCTATTTTAACTTCATAGATATTGTAAAGCGAGAAATCATAATCTTTTAATTCCTCAACTTTGTTGTAATAATCGTCCCGTAAATTTTTGGTAAGTTGTCCGATAAACTTTGGATTATTAAATAATGCTTTCCAATACTTGCCGCGCACTTCTCGGATAAACGAGTTTATATTCAATGTGTTATACTGTCCGTCCCAGTTATTACTTAAATTCAGCCTTAAAATGCAACCTCCTGTCTGTTTTGTTTCTCCTGTTTCCTCGTCCTTCTTAAATTCTGCCATAATATAAGGCTTCATCGCATAAAACTCTTTTATTAGTTTGATTCCGGCTTCTACTTCCATTTGATACTGTTTGACAATAGCCGCCAAAAAGTCATTTTCGACAAGCTGATTGTTTTCCTCTGTATATTCAACTTCTTTTTGTTCCTGCTCCTTCTGTAAAGTATCAAATATAAATGACTGTCTCTTGACTTCCGGTAATTTAACTTTAATTAGTGCCGTTTCGACTGGCGTTTTCTGCTCTGCGCCTATAAATGCGTTTGATATATATTCAATCTCTGCGCCGTATTCCGTCAAAAGTCTTGAAAGAATTATTCTGTCGTTGTTGCACTGATTTTTTAATGTTTCCGCATTGAGTAAACATATCACCGCGCCACCGTTACGCTTCTGCATTTTTAACGCCCTGAGAAGATGTTTAGCACCGTTACTAAATGGAGGATTCATAATAATTAAGTCGTATTCCTTCATAGTCTCATACGTCAAAAAATCATTATGTACTACTCTATAATTTTTCCCTTTGAGTATGTGTTGTAAATTTTTATCAAGTTCTACGCAGTCAATATCAAAAGTAATTTTATTATAATATGTACTAAACAACCCCTCTTTTTTCTTGATACTATCAACTATATTTCCTTTCCCCGCTGACGGCTCAAGAATTGTTTTAATCATTTTTAAATTCACACCAGAGAGCATCTTATTGATTAAATGCTCCGGTGTTGGGTAAAAATCTTTATTAAACATTGTTTATTGCCTTTCTTTAAAATCGTTTCATTATGTGTTAATAATAATGCCACTTTAAATTGCTTTCAGCTTCCGTTGTTATGGTGTTATCATTTTTTTATTATGTTCATAACAATGTATTTTCACGTGTTATTATTAGCTCCACACTAAGACATGACAGTTTGACCGTTTCAGTATTCTTTCTAAATTATTCAAGTTTTCAACGCTTGTCGTTTTATTGAATAATTCCGCCGCATTCTGCACTTTTTCCAAATTTCCGTTTGAACCGTCAAAAATATAATTACAACAAAAATTATATAAATGTTCCTTTTCTGATGGTCTAAAGAGTTCTAAGGGGGATATTTGTAAACATACTGCGTCTGGGAATTCTTCTACATAGGCTTTTATAAGCTTTCTGTTACTATTGTTTAAATCGTCGTTTGCTTCGTGCATACCGTTTAAATAATGCCTTGCCCATGCCTGTTTATGTTGTTTTAATGCCTCTGAGTATTTGCAGTCTTGTTTTATGGTTTCTTTTAAATCAACATCAATCATTTTCCATTCCTCCTATACTATTGAATAATAAAAAACATCAAGTATTTCACATCTGTCCTTGCCTTGTACCTTATCCCAATTTTCCGCTATATAGTCTGCAAGTTCTCCAAGTGGTGTTCTGTTGCTATCCTTCAAATAAAGGCTAAAGACAAAAGCAACATATTTTAACAATCTTTCCTCCGGCACTTCGTTGTATATGCCTGTGTGGAATATATAAGCCTCTGCACCGCTTTCAAACTCATATTTATTTCCGTTGTATTCTGTATAAAATTTCATAACATCAAATCTCCTTATAAGTTATTTAAGATAATATTAAACTGACTTTTGTAAAATTGTTTTTCTTTCCTTGCGGAAGTTCTGACAAACATTTTGTTTTGTAGTCCTCTAATCTGTCTGTGGTGCTTCTGTCACACATATAAAATCTTTTTTTCGTTTGTATGCTGATTATTCCATTCAAGGGCTATTTTCTCCGCTTCTGCTCTGCTTTCGCATAAATGGCATATATCGGCGCTGTACCTGTCTATAAAGTTTTTTAGGTTCTCCCCTGTTCTGATTGTTTCCGCTATTGCGTAACGTTTGCCGTCCCGCTCACAATCAAATACAACATAAATATTTTTCATTTTTAAATCCTCCTATTTTATAAACCTATCCCCATAAAGTAAACGTCCATTTGATACATAGTTATTATTGTAGTATTCCATAGTTTCAGGGTTCCCGTCCGCTAAATCGTTTTTTAATTGATAGTTGTATGTAGTACAATAACTTTCAGGAAAACGGAAAAAATCAATATATAAAGCTATAAATGCGGTTATTATTGCACTTATTGCAAGTAATTTTATGAGTCGGTGCAAATTGATTTTATAACGATGTTGCCGGGTTTTTATATGTAATATAGCTGTCATTTTTCTTCCCTCAATTCTTTAATTGACAGACGTTGGTAATTTGCACAAACAATTATCTAACGCTTCCCATAAGTCATGTATAGCCTCTTCACAAGTTTCCATATCTTCATACACATCTTTCATATCATATGGTGCACCGTTTCTTCCATGCCCTGTATCATCAAGCCAAAGATATGTTTCCACTGATACATCAAAATCATTATATACTGAATATAGATTATGTAAAAAGTATCCTACATCGTTTTCCGTATCAACTTGTATATGAAAATCTTGTCCAGCAGGTGACCACCAACCAAAATCATAAACGTTTCCGTCCTCTTGTGTAACTGTCCAGCCTGATTTTTTCGCCTCTGTTAATAGTTTTTTTAATTCCTTATTCATTGTAAATTCTCCTTTATTTAAAAGGAATAATCATTTTTAAAATTGATGTTGTTTTCCTTGCACCATTTAATGATATAATCCTTTACGCAACCTTTCACCCATTCAAAAGTAAAGATATAGTTTTTAATAGTTTTCATTTTCTTTTTGCTCCTTGTAATATTGTTTTCTTGCATCTAAATATGCTTGTTTTTGTGTATCATTGAAATTTAATTCATCAAAATATGCTTGCAAGTCATCATCATGATACTGGATATTGTAAAAAGCTGATAATGTGTCATAGTCTGCTTGCCAATTTGTGCCGTATTCGTGATTATACATTTCATATAAAAAAGCATTTTTTAAATATTCATAACTTGTAGCAGCCTTTTCTTTTTGCTCCTGCAACTTTTGATATAGTTCTTTATGATGTTTGACAAATTCCGCATCGTACATATAAGCAAATGCAACAGGATTATAAATCATTCCTTTTACTTCTTCTTCAAAATTCGGGTGTTTTTTAGGATTGCCAAAGATTGAAATATAATCAACCTGCATTCCATAATAATTATTTAAATAATATCTTTTGCGGTCGTATTCGGTGTATTCTGTTATCGGTGCTGTGATTTCTGCTTCAGTAAAAAGAATATTGTTCATTTTCTTAATGTAAAATGCTTTTAACTCGTCTTTTGTCTTTCCCTTATGGTGTAGTTCAAAATCATCAGCAAAATAGATATGATGATTGTTTTTGAAAACTAAACAACTATAACCGAAATATTCGTCAAAATCCACAAAATATATATTGTGTTCTTTTATCTCCATTTCTTCAATAAACATAGTTTTTGCTTCTTCCTCTATAAGATTTCTGATTTCATCAATCGTCATTTTTAAATTCTCCTTTGCTTTTTTTGGTCTTTCGGAGCTTGTAACCGCTTCATTCTGCTATATTAATCTTCCATATTAAATTCATCTTTTAACAATTTCTTGAACTCTGGGTCTAGTTCTAAATATCTTTTTAAAAATTCATGTTCTGAACATGGAGCTAATTCTGCATGTACAGTCTCCCTTATTTCGTCATCCATATATGACACAATTGCGTCCCAGTTAATAAATTCTTTTTTGTTTGTGTTTACATTTGTTTTCATTTTGATTTCTCCTTTAATTAATTAAATTTTTATTTGTTTTATAATTGTTTTTCTTTATCTTTCTAAAGATATTGTATCATATTTTCTTTACTTTGTCAACAATTTTCTTTAATAAAGTAAAGATTTTTTTAGTTTTATTCTTGACTTTTTCGTCTGCTTTTGGTACAATATCATTATATTTTTTAGAAAGAAGGTTTTAAAATGATAAAATATTATAAACTTTTGGATATGCTTAACCGCCTTGAAATGTCAAAAGAAGATTTGCGGCTTAAAATCGGCGTATCATCGGCAACTATGGCGAAAATATCAAAACATCAATATATATCACTTGAAGTTATAGATAAAATATGCCGCTTATTACATTGTCAACCCGGAGACATCATGGAATATATACCGGATAAAGATTGATTATTTTTTATTCTTTTCTTTATGTATTTATTATAACACAGTATTACGTATTTGTCAACAGTATTACGGTATTTTTTATATAAAATATATACAATTATGCTACAGTATTACGCATTGTATTTATGCATATTGCCATACAATTTTAAAGTTGTTGACAACACCAGTATTACGTGTTATAATAGGCAGTAATATAATTTAATTTAGAGGAGTTAGATAATGGCATACAGCGAAAAACAAAGAGAATACAATAAAAAATACGACGCTAAAACATATAAAATGCAATCAATAAAAATGAAAAAAGAAAATGTAGCTGCACTAGATAGATATATTAAAGTAAATAATATTACTAGTAAAAATCGTTTTATAATTGACCTGATTAATGCTGCTATCGGATACAATGACAAGTAATCAAGTAATAAATACAAACAAAAAAACGATGTATTGCCTATAATTAGACTTTACATCGTTTTGATTTATAGTGTTATTTAGTTTGATTTAATTTATAGATTTTTATAAATATCGCCGCGATTATCTGCGTCAACAACAATAACAGTTAATTCACCATTGTTAACCGTGTAAATAATACGATATTGGCCAACACGTAAACGAAGTAACCCTTTATGCCCTTTTAATGGTTTAATATCTTCGCCATCGGGCAGACGTTCAATATTCGCAACCACCCGATTCCGTTCATTTTGCGAAAGTTTGTCAATGAATTTCTTTGCTTTTTTCTTAATGATTATATGATACATCAATCAATTCCCCATTCCTTTTTACACTCGTCAAGCGTAAAACTTTCGTCTTTGTCAGGGTCGTTCAAATAGTTCTGCACCATTCTTTCACAAAATAAGTCGTCAGCTTCTTCATCAGCTGTAATGCCTTGAATGTAGGCTAAAACATAACCAATTTTATAATCTGGTATTTTGTCAAGAAGATTTACAATAATTTCTTTTGTTGACATATTTCATCACTCCTTTTATTCAAATAGGTCTGAATGTGTTCCTGTCCTGATTAAATATAATTCATTATCAAATACTTGATAAATTAATAACCAATCAGGTGCTATATGACATTCTTGACAACCTTTATAATCTCCCTGCAACAAATGATTATAATACTTTGCCGGCAGTGGTTCAGGAATACGCAATGTATTTATTACTGTTTCAATCAAAGATAAATCATAATTTCGTTTAATACAATTTTTGAAATCTTTTTTGTATTTACTACTCCAGTTTAAGTTTAGCATTAGTCATTCATCATCATTTCAAGGAAATCATTCGTAGCTCCTTTGAAATGCTGCCCTTTCCCTGTAGCCTGCATATTAG
This region of Congzhengia minquanensis genomic DNA includes:
- a CDS encoding YopX family protein, producing MRINFKIVKNGEQISLRDAIKEKYVSITDEGICNTSENIKIFKSTGLYDYNSKEIFENDILIDNKGRKYKVVNISGTFCIKGIGKNKDFEPFALNGLKLINRVDGLEIIQ
- a CDS encoding tyrosine-type recombinase/integrase, whose amino-acid sequence is MCYKVETYAKLATQLRDKMQGMPEFIVNFINSYKSTATRNNNWCILKGFLEWLLDRKYMVCKDIFSITASDFATITVSNLDQYFEYLQGSKNNTLETICTKKKVLNAFWNYLLENGNVEKNVVKFVSKSKYKTEKKRGEVKVQTDKEQQAFLNRLSTGNNNEFDIERNIAIVKLLAGSGIRCQELINLDVSDVFLNGGELLNEGGETKSPFINILGKGNIQEYESVFISSEAAEALNKYLIVRTKFLLDKHSESEALFLSNRGVRLKKTAITSFFKRYSNGEITPHMMRHYVGTKLYESTGDLILVQKQLRHSSRETTAKYYVKTNKNNLISAVGNLSVYSN
- a CDS encoding class I SAM-dependent methyltransferase, with product MFNKDFYPTPEHLINKMLSGVNLKMIKTILEPSAGKGNIVDSIKKKEGLFSTYYNKITFDIDCVELDKNLQHILKGKNYRVVHNDFLTYETMKEYDLIIMNPPFSNGAKHLLRALKMQKRNGGAVICLLNAETLKNQCNNDRIILSRLLTEYGAEIEYISNAFIGAEQKTPVETALIKVKLPEVKRQSFIFDTLQKEQEQKEVEYTEENNQLVENDFLAAIVKQYQMEVEAGIKLIKEFYAMKPYIMAEFKKDEETGETKQTGGCILRLNLSNNWDGQYNTLNINSFIREVRGKYWKALFNNPKFIGQLTKNLRDDYYNKVEELKDYDFSLYNIYEVKIDMNNRIVKGIEEVIVKLFEKLSYEHSYSNECSKNIQYYNGWKTNKAYIINKKVIIPLNGYWGGFRPTNYKVIEELQEIEKCFNYLDGVLTDAVDLKGALQFAEECGETKGIQLKYFTVTFYKKGTCHITFSNDDLLKKFNVFGSQKKGWLPPTYGKKQYKDMTVEEKVVVKEFDGSESEYNKVIQNQQYYLFDGNSVLMLESDLQTTE
- a CDS encoding helix-turn-helix domain-containing protein: MIKYYKLLDMLNRLEMSKEDLRLKIGVSSATMAKISKHQYISLEVIDKICRLLHCQPGDIMEYIPDKD
- a CDS encoding type II toxin-antitoxin system RelE family toxin, with product MYHIIIKKKAKKFIDKLSQNERNRVVANIERLPDGEDIKPLKGHKGLLRLRVGQYRIIYTVNNGELTVIVVDADNRGDIYKNL
- a CDS encoding type II toxin-antitoxin system YafQ family toxin, yielding MLNLNWSSKYKKDFKNCIKRNYDLSLIETVINTLRIPEPLPAKYYNHLLQGDYKGCQECHIAPDWLLIYQVFDNELYLIRTGTHSDLFE